A window of Saccopteryx leptura isolate mSacLep1 chromosome 5, mSacLep1_pri_phased_curated, whole genome shotgun sequence contains these coding sequences:
- the IAH1 gene encoding isoamyl acetate-hydrolyzing esterase 1 homolog yields the protein MALCEGLGGGSSLFWPRVLLFGDSITQFSFQQGGWGVSLADRLVRKCDVLNRGFSGYNTRWAKIILPRLIRKGNILDNPVAITIFFGANDSALKDENPKQHIPLDEYRTNLKSMVQYLKSVDIPESRIILITPPPLWEAAWEQECLAQGCKLNRLNSVVGEYASACIDVAQDCGTDVLDLWALLQKDGQDFSCYLSDGLHLSPQGNELLFSHLWPLLEKKVASLPLLLPYWRDVAEARPELSLLGDGDH from the exons ATGGCTCTGTGCGAGGGCCTGGGCGGCGGCAGCTCTCTGTTCTGGCCGCGGGTGTTGCTCTTTGGAGACTCCATCACCCAG ttttctttccaGCAGGGCGGATGGGGTGTGTCCCTGGCGGACAGGCTAGTCAG aaaatgtGATGTTCTGAATCGTGGATTTTCAGGCTATAATACTAGATGGGCCAAAATTATCCTTCCAAGATTAATCAGGAAAGGGAATATTTTGGACAACCCAGTAGCAATTACAATTTTCTTTGGTGCCAACGACAGTGCACTAAAAG ATGAGAACCCTAAGCAGCACATCCCGCTGGACGAGTACCGCACCAACCTGAAGAGCATGGTGCAGTACCTGAAGTCCGTGGACATCCCAGAGAGCAGGATCATCCTCATCACTCCACCGCCCCTCTGGGAGGCGGCCTGGGAGCAGGAGTGCCTCGCCCAAG GTTGCAAGTTAAATCGCCTGAACTCGGTTGTCGGTGAATATGCCAGTGCCTGCATAGATGTAGCTCAAGACTGTGGGACTGATGTGCTTGACCTGTGGGCCCTGCTGCAGAAGGATGGCCAG GACTTCTCATGCTATCTGTCAGACGGGCTCCACCTGTCCCCACAGGGAAACGAGCTCCTGTTCTCACACCTCTGGCCCCTGCTGGAAAAGAAGGTGGCCTCCCTCCCACTGCTGCTCCCTTACTGGCGAGACGTGGCGGAGGCCAGGCCCGAGCTCAGTCTTCTCGGGGACGGGGACCACTAG